A genomic stretch from Streptomyces fungicidicus includes:
- a CDS encoding pyridoxamine 5'-phosphate oxidase family protein, producing the protein MRAHLGDQLVIESPATGITRRDGEIVGLHHEDGTPPYDVRWSDTHEVSLVFPGPDAHVRALGEEPGPGEPDRAPGPGDIGRRVATERERQGLTREETARRARMAPDYLAYLEEHPGDPSLATLVRLAAALGTSVQALRGGGVDLPPGRGMALLHPELRDLEPEECRALLSTHGVGRVAVTTAEGPAVVPVNYEVVDDAIVFRTVPGALPAAAVGAEVAFEVDRVDEAMSRGWSVLAVGPARAVTEPGEARRLTERAHTTPWAGGERELWVSIRPARLTGRRITPADG; encoded by the coding sequence ATGCGAGCCCACCTCGGCGATCAACTCGTCATCGAGAGTCCGGCGACCGGCATCACCCGGCGCGACGGCGAGATCGTCGGACTGCACCACGAGGACGGCACACCCCCCTACGACGTGCGCTGGTCGGACACGCACGAGGTGTCGCTGGTGTTCCCCGGACCCGACGCCCATGTGCGGGCGCTCGGCGAGGAGCCCGGACCCGGCGAACCGGACCGCGCGCCCGGCCCCGGCGACATCGGGCGGCGGGTGGCCACGGAACGCGAACGGCAGGGGCTGACCCGCGAGGAGACGGCCCGCCGCGCCCGGATGGCACCGGACTACCTCGCGTACCTGGAGGAGCACCCGGGCGACCCGAGCCTGGCGACCCTGGTCAGGCTGGCCGCCGCGCTGGGCACCAGCGTGCAGGCGCTGCGCGGGGGCGGCGTCGACCTGCCGCCGGGACGGGGCATGGCGCTGCTCCACCCCGAGCTGCGGGACCTGGAGCCGGAGGAGTGCCGCGCCCTGCTGTCCACACACGGTGTGGGGCGTGTCGCGGTGACCACGGCCGAGGGGCCGGCGGTGGTCCCGGTGAACTACGAGGTCGTCGACGACGCGATCGTGTTCAGGACCGTCCCCGGCGCCCTCCCGGCGGCGGCCGTGGGGGCGGAGGTCGCCTTCGAGGTCGACCGTGTGGACGAGGCCATGAGCCGGGGCTGGAGCGTGCTGGCCGTCGGCCCCGCACGGGCCGTCACGGAGCCCGGCGAGGCGCGACGGCTCACCGAACGCGCCCACACCACGCCGTGGGCCGGGGGCGAGCGCGAGCTGTGGGTGTCGATCCGGCCCGCCCGTCTCACGGGACGCCGTATCACCCCGGCCGACGGGTGA
- a CDS encoding CBS domain-containing protein has product MTGSPYTVSDVMTHTVVAVGRDAPFKDVVRLIGEWKISALPVLEGEGRVVGVVSEADLLPKEEFRDSDPDRFTQRNRLADLARAGALTAGDLMSSPAVTVHADATVAQAARVMAQLKLKRLPVVSDEGMLEGIVSRVDLLKVFLRTDEELAEEVGREVVARLFPDPPEPVRVEVADGVVTLTGRIRNASLVPVAARAVRAVEGVVDVEFRLADGSAGPRGAAAAG; this is encoded by the coding sequence ATGACCGGCAGCCCGTACACCGTCAGTGACGTCATGACGCACACCGTGGTGGCCGTCGGCCGGGACGCCCCGTTCAAGGACGTGGTCCGGCTCATCGGGGAGTGGAAGATCAGCGCGCTGCCCGTGCTGGAGGGCGAGGGCCGGGTCGTCGGCGTCGTGTCGGAGGCCGACCTGCTGCCCAAGGAGGAGTTCCGCGACAGCGACCCCGACCGGTTCACCCAGCGCAACCGGCTGGCCGATCTGGCCAGGGCGGGGGCCCTGACCGCCGGGGACCTGATGAGCTCCCCCGCGGTCACCGTCCACGCCGACGCGACCGTCGCACAGGCGGCGCGGGTGATGGCCCAGCTGAAACTGAAGCGGCTGCCCGTGGTGAGCGACGAGGGCATGCTCGAGGGCATCGTCAGCCGGGTCGACCTGCTGAAGGTGTTCCTGCGGACGGACGAGGAACTCGCCGAGGAGGTCGGCCGGGAGGTCGTCGCCCGCCTCTTCCCGGACCCGCCGGAGCCCGTGCGGGTGGAGGTGGCCGACGGCGTCGTCACCCTCACCGGCCGCATCCGCAACGCCTCGCTGGTGCCGGTCGCCGCCCGCGCGGTGCGCGCCGTCGAGGGGGTCGTCGACGTCGAGTTCCGTCTCGCCGACGGTTCGGCCGGGCCCCGGGGCGCCGCGGCCGCCGGCTGA
- a CDS encoding Crp/Fnr family transcriptional regulator: MTSTTTLSAGLPAEHREALMRHAREVSFDAGVRLFEEGRRADRFWIVRTGTVALDLQVPGHRAAVIESLGHGELIGWSWHFTPGLWHLGGETTSPVRAWEFDADAVRELCAADPELGRAVAAWVGRVVAQRLHATRVRLLDLYAPYGSGSR, translated from the coding sequence ATGACATCCACCACCACTCTGAGCGCGGGTCTCCCGGCCGAACACCGTGAGGCGCTGATGCGGCACGCCCGCGAAGTCTCCTTCGACGCGGGGGTCCGCCTGTTCGAGGAGGGGCGGCGCGCCGACCGGTTCTGGATCGTCCGGACCGGGACGGTCGCCCTGGACCTGCAGGTGCCCGGCCACCGCGCGGCCGTGATCGAGTCCCTGGGCCACGGTGAACTGATCGGCTGGTCCTGGCACTTCACTCCCGGACTGTGGCACCTGGGCGGCGAGACCACCAGCCCGGTGCGGGCCTGGGAGTTCGACGCGGACGCCGTGCGGGAGCTGTGCGCCGCCGACCCCGAGCTCGGCCGCGCCGTCGCGGCGTGGGTCGGCCGGGTGGTGGCCCAGCGGCTGCACGCGACCCGGGTCCGGCTGCTCGACCTGTACGCCCCGTACGGCAGTGGAAGCAGGTGA